Proteins encoded in a region of the Quercus lobata isolate SW786 chromosome 8, ValleyOak3.0 Primary Assembly, whole genome shotgun sequence genome:
- the LOC115955086 gene encoding probable terpene synthase 12 yields the protein MALIHHFPLSHLCSLTHDLPKYATKKSLLMHHHHHHHQFRCLASAPTSHVQDERQSANYQPSIWSYDFVQSLKSDFVDEPYEDRVKKVKEDVRSMINNENADLVETLQLIDDVQRLGLGYRFEKDIARALVKFASSKGCNVRVEKSLHATALSFRLLRQHGYEVSQDVFNRFKDDSGNFKEFLRKDVKGMLSLYEASYLAFEGENLLDEALAFTRMHLKDLKRDVSKSIAEQISHALEVPLHHRMLRLEARWYIEAYSKREDANGVLLELAKLDFNIVQSVHQTELQEMSRWWKGMGLANKLSFSRDRLMECFFWTVGMAYEPQFSHLRKGLTKVTSLITAIDDVYDVYGTLDELELFTDAVERWDISVVKNLPNCMKLSFLALYNTVNEMAYDNLKENEEDSLPYLTKAWADMLKAFLQEAKWSYNKDVPAFRDYLDNAWVSVSGVVILVHTYFLLNQTVAKQALGDLEKYHDLLRWPSMIFRLSNDLSTSAAELETGKTANAIHCYMRETSLSEKRACKDIRNMVDRTWKKINEERVADSSFGEPFVEIAINLARIAQCTYQYGDGHGAPDERAKNRVLSLMIEPVSPI from the exons ATGGCACTAATCCATCACTTCCCTTTGTCCCATTTGTGCTCCTTAACACATGACTTACCAAAATATGCCACGAAAAAATCTCTTCTTatgcaccaccaccaccaccaccaccaattcCGATGCTTGGCAAGTGCACCAACTTCACATGTCCAAGATGAAAGACAATCCGCCAATTACCAGCCGAGCATTTGGAGTTACGACTTTGTGCAGTCCTTAAAGAGTGATTTTGTG GATGAACCATACGAAGATAGGgtaaagaaagtgaaagaagaTGTGAGGAGTATGATTAATAATGAAAATGCGGACTTAGTGGAAACACTTCAACTAATTGATGATGTTCAACGATTAGGTTTGGGGTACCGCTTTGAGAAGGACATAGCAAGAGCCCTTGTAAAGTTTGCATCTTCCAAAGGTTGTAACGTTAGAGTAGAGAAGAGTCTGCACGCTACTGCTCTCAGCTTTAGGCTCCTCAGACAACATGGCTATGAGGTTTCTCAAG ATGTATTCAACAGATTCAAGGACGATAGTGGCAATTTCAAGGAATTCCTCAGAAAGGATGTTAAAGGAATGCTCAGTCTATATGAAGCCTCATATCTTGCTTTTGAAGGAGAAAATCTCTTGGATGAGGCCCTGGCATTCACAAGAATGCATCTCAAGGACCTCAAAAGGGATGTAAGTAAAAGCATCGCAGAACAAATTAGTCACGCATTGGAGGTTCCATTGCACCATAGAATGCTAAGGCTGGAAGCTCGATGGTATATTGAGGCATATAGTAAGAGGGAGGATGCCAATGGTGTTCTACTTGAACTTGCCAAGTTGGATTTTAACATTGTGCAATCAGTACATCAAACTGAGCTTCAAGAAATGTCGAG GTGGTGGAAGGGTATGGGTCTAGCAAACAAGTTGAGCTTCAGTAGAGATAGACTGATGGAATGCTTCTTTTGGACCGTTGGAATGGCCTACGAACCTCAATTCAGTCATCTTCGTAAAGGGTTAACGAAAGTGACTTCTCTTATAACCGCCATTGATGATGTCTATGATGTTTACGGTACTCTGGATGAACTGGAGCTATTTACTGATGCCGTTGAAAG ATGGGATATCAGTGTGGTGAAAAATCTTCCCAACTGTATGAAATTGAGCTTCCTAGCTCTCTATAACACAGTTAATGAGATGGCATATGACAATCTTAAGGAGAATGAAGAAGACAGCCTTCCATACCTAACAAAAGCG TGGGCTGATATGTTAAAAGCTTTCCTACAAGAAGCAAAGTGGAGTTACAACAAAGATGTGCCAGCATTCAGGGACTATCTTGACAATGCATGGGTATCAGTATCTGGGGTTGTCATACTAGTtcatacttattttttattgaaccaAACTGTCGCAAAGCAAGCACTTGGGGACTTAGAAAAATACCACGATCTCTTACGTTGGCCATCCATGATTTTTCGACTCTCCAATGATTTGAGTACTTCCGCG GCAGAGTTAGAGACAGGTAAAACTGCAAATGCAATCCATTGCTACATGCGTGAAACTAGTCTTTCAGAGAAACGTGCTTGCAAAGACATCAGAAATATGGTTGATAGAACTTGGAAAAAGATAAATGAAGAGCGAGTAGCTGATTCTTCATTTGGAGAACCGTTTGTGGAAATAGCAATCAACCTTGCTCGGATTGCCCAATGCACATACCAGTACGGAGATGGGCATGGGGCCCCAGATGAGAGAGCGAAGAACCGAGTATTATCATTGATGATAGAACCTGTTTCACCAATTTAG